In Osmia bicornis bicornis chromosome 10, iOsmBic2.1, whole genome shotgun sequence, one genomic interval encodes:
- the LOC123988191 gene encoding uncharacterized protein LOC123988191 — protein sequence MGPGQGEYTLKRIKKKTIRNEEVEWVEGAAIRIEFKGDRLPTELLLGEGHIGLKIHPYIEKVKQCYNCYAFGHFQNQCKMLEKRCLVCLSKEHGRCDKSPKCLNCGGAHTSLARTCWMYQRERAVKKVMAYKNVDYVTARQTVARQLGEVWNEEEMRRDAGSRDFPSLPKSRVDCWERKEVPLEAELASIKESREEVDPTIMEKRRWETTLNNMRINMLSGRGKGRGRGRLSEADRVETRRPSSSGEFSRASPRTAPAAEAGFISVNRYGGLQEEKEDVEEVVEEEYTFGNGLPVERAVKKSSRMKERANRELVEKLRKKREDEFLNDLLNLIIEKGYEDEMEAMLINNKKSKNTRSEEEEFAYWNTIQHRPHWEVPIPEKTKEKFRRKRERAQQLEEARIAQQEKLEEIAIQVRQKVAREVEEEFHQEEEYRRSRIEDPMQRIEGRVRGGRGDNNYVG from the coding sequence ATGGGACCAGGCCAAGGAGAGTATACACTGAAGAGAATTAAGAAGAAAACGATTCGAAATGAGGAGGTGGAATGGGTGGAAGGAGCAGCTATAAGGATTGAATTTAAAGGGGATCGGTTGCCCACTGAGTTACTGTTAGGGGAGGGACATATAGGGTTGAAAATACACCCTTATATTGAAAAGGTTAAGCAGTGTTATAATTGCTATGCGTTCGGGCACTTCCAGAATCAGTGTAAGATGCTGGAAAAAAGATGCCTGGTGTGTTTGAGTAAGGAGCATGGGAGATGTGACAAATCCCCGAAGTGTTTAAATTGTGGTGGGGCGCACACCAGCTTGGCCAGAACATGCTGGATGTACCAGAGGGAGAGGGCGGTGAAAAAGGTGATGGCATATAAAAATGTCGATTACGTGACCGCCAGACAAACGGTGGCTAGACAGCTGGGAGAGGTATGGAATGAAGAGGAAATGAGGAGGGACGCAGGGAGTAGAGACTTCCCATCACTACCAAAGAGTAGAGTGGATTGCTGGGAGAGGAAGGAAGTTCCGCTGGAAGCGGAGCTGGCTTCTATCAAAGAATCAAGGGAAGAAGTAGACCCGACTATAATGGAAAAAAGAAGATGGGAAACTACCCTGAACAATATGAGAATAAACATGCTGAGTGGTAGGGGAAAAgggagaggaagaggaaggtTGTCGGAAGCGGACAGGGTAGAGACCCGTAGACCTTCGTCATCAGGTGAATTTTCTAGAGCCTCTCCAAGAACAGCTCCGGCGGCCGAGGCAGGGTTCATATCGGTGAACAGATATGGTGGCCTccaagaagaaaaagaggatgTCGAGGAGGTGGTAGAAGAAGAGTACACTTTTGGGAACGGGCTGCCTGTGGAGAGAGCAGTCAAGAAGAGTAGCAGAATGAAGGAACGTGCCAATAGAGAGTTGGTGGAAAAACTCAGAAAGAAGAGGGAGGACGAGTTCCTAAACGACTTATTGAACTTGATAATAGAAAAGGGGTACGAAGATGAAATGGAAGCtatgttaattaataataaaaaaagtaaGAATACCAGATCAGAAGAGGAAGAATTTGCGTACTGGAATACCATCCAGCACAGGCCGCACTGGGAGGTGCCAATCCCTGAGAAAACAAAAGAGAAGTTTAGGAGGAAAAGGGAAAGGGCACAACAGTTAGAGGAGGCAAGGATTGCGCAACAGGAAAAACTGGAGGAGATAGCCATACAAGTGAGACAGAAGGTGGCAAGGGAGGTTGAAGAGGAGTTCCATCAGGAGGAAGAGTATAGGAGAAGCAGAATTGAAGATCCCATGCAGAGAATTGAAGGAAGAGTAAGGGGCGGAAGGGGGGATAACAACTATGTGGGATAA
- the LOC123988190 gene encoding uncharacterized protein LOC123988190, giving the protein MDVMKEDVNLPEMDVTKEDDTCSYNHRMIHRSTSISPDRIMNSPTKSRIRKLYKNEITALKRKLSVSRYEQKKMQKKLVSLKNVLKDLQKRNLLRTEESDILQYLDAEYKNEVITYIAGYILRKLRKILHC; this is encoded by the exons ATGGATGTGATGAAAGAAGATGTAAACCTACCAGAAatggatgtgacgaaagaaGATGATACATGCTCATATAATCATCGAATGATACATCGTTCCACCAGTATATCACCTGATAGGATTATGAATTCACCAACTAAGTCTAGAATTcgaaaattatacaaaaatgaaattactgCTTTGAAAAGGAAGCTATCTGTAAGTCGTTATGAGCAAAAGAAAATGCAGAAAAAGCTGGTTTCtctaaaaaatgtattaaaagaTCTACAGAAGAGGAATCTATTAAGAACAGAAGAGAGTGACATACTACAATATTTAGATGCAG aatataaaaatgaagttATCACATACATAGCTGGTTATATATTAAGAAAACTGAGGAAAATTTTGCATTGTTGa